Proteins from one Methanobrevibacter arboriphilus JCM 13429 = DSM 1125 genomic window:
- a CDS encoding KTSC domain-containing protein, translated as MDFSNNITFQRVYYDNISKTLFVIFRNGHGTKYAHHNVPNEVFQGFKESNFSNKFYYQNIKYKYSHKIDFLTDEDHKYLNFHDY; from the coding sequence ATGGATTTTTCTAATAATATTACTTTTCAAAGAGTTTATTATGATAATATTTCTAAAACATTATTTGTCATTTTTAGAAATGGACACGGTACTAAATATGCACATCATAATGTTCCTAATGAAGTATTTCAAGGTTTTAAAGAGTCAAATTTTTCTAATAAGTTCTATTATCAAAATATTAAATATAAATATTCTCATAAAATAGATTTTTTAACTGATGAAGATCACAAATATCTTAATTTTCATGATTATTAA
- a CDS encoding tRNA (cytidine(56)-2'-O)-methyltransferase — MMNINVLRLDHRSKRDARITTHVCLTSRAFGASKIYLGGEEDEKLMKNVEDVVKRWGGNFKIEYKKNYMNLIEEWQNKGGEVIHLTMYGSQVQDVIGEIRESSKDKLIVVGGSRVPTKVYRKSDYNVSVTKQPHSEVSSLAVFQHMLMDGTEFNLEFDDAVFEVIPTSEGKRVNINEEKKKENMIDN, encoded by the coding sequence ATAATGAATATTAATGTTTTAAGATTAGATCATAGATCAAAAAGAGATGCTAGAATAACCACCCATGTTTGTCTAACATCAAGAGCTTTTGGAGCATCAAAAATATATTTAGGTGGAGAAGAAGATGAAAAGCTTATGAAAAATGTTGAAGATGTTGTAAAACGATGGGGAGGAAATTTTAAGATTGAATATAAGAAAAATTATATGAATCTTATAGAAGAATGGCAAAACAAGGGTGGAGAAGTAATTCATCTTACAATGTATGGATCTCAAGTTCAAGATGTTATAGGAGAAATAAGAGAATCTTCAAAAGATAAGCTAATTGTTGTTGGAGGATCAAGAGTACCAACAAAGGTCTATAGAAAATCAGATTATAATGTTTCTGTAACAAAACAACCACACTCTGAAGTTTCTTCACTAGCTGTTTTTCAACATATGTTAATGGATGGAACAGAGTTCAATCTTGAGTTTGATGATGCTGTTTTTGAAGTAATCCCCACCTCTGAAGGTAAAAGAGTAAACATCAATGAAGAAAAAAAGAAAGAAAATATGATTGATAATTAG
- the larC gene encoding nickel pincer cofactor biosynthesis protein LarC, translated as MVLIIDPQNAGIAGNMIGGAFIDLGCNHEEMKLVMEYVANDFGGVNVKINNVNKAGIESIFLEVETIDKDNHNNHSISYKELLSKINQIEEIEFQKKNSIFGKELIKDIFNISRKVFKRIAVSEAKIHGKSLEDVNFHEVGAADAVADIFGSVFGFCKLGFHNKKEKVIGLPVAVGGGSVKSVHGMIPVPAPVTLEIISERNISSFGGPVNAEIATPTGVALYAELCDEFMDFQPFIKVDKIAYGAGKKDFDFPNVLRIIKAKSNIKSQGIDVIETNVDHLSGESIGYLFDKLMKEGARDVLVIPVIMKKNRPGDIIKVISRKEDTDRLVSIIFKETGTLGIRVSQNFHRGIANREFISLDIDIEGEIESIKFKIGYIDGEIISSRPEYEDIRKIATKRNIPLNKVLNLANFEINQYLSNLR; from the coding sequence ATGGTACTAATAATAGATCCTCAAAATGCAGGAATAGCTGGAAATATGATTGGAGGGGCATTCATTGATTTAGGTTGTAATCATGAGGAGATGAAGCTAGTTATGGAGTATGTGGCTAATGATTTTGGTGGAGTTAATGTTAAGATAAATAATGTTAATAAAGCAGGAATCGAATCTATTTTTTTAGAAGTTGAAACTATTGATAAAGATAATCATAATAATCATTCTATTTCTTATAAAGAGCTTTTATCTAAAATAAATCAAATTGAAGAGATCGAATTTCAAAAAAAGAATAGTATTTTTGGAAAAGAGCTGATAAAGGATATTTTCAATATTTCAAGAAAAGTTTTTAAAAGGATCGCTGTATCTGAGGCAAAAATTCATGGAAAATCTTTGGAAGATGTTAATTTTCATGAAGTTGGTGCTGCTGATGCAGTTGCTGATATTTTTGGCTCTGTTTTTGGTTTTTGTAAACTTGGATTCCATAATAAAAAAGAAAAGGTCATTGGATTGCCAGTTGCTGTTGGTGGAGGTTCAGTTAAATCAGTTCATGGTATGATTCCTGTTCCAGCACCAGTTACTCTTGAAATTATTAGTGAAAGAAATATTTCTTCTTTTGGAGGGCCAGTTAATGCTGAAATAGCTACCCCAACAGGGGTTGCATTATATGCTGAGCTTTGTGATGAATTTATGGATTTTCAACCTTTTATAAAAGTTGATAAGATTGCTTATGGAGCTGGAAAAAAAGATTTTGATTTTCCTAATGTTTTAAGAATTATTAAAGCTAAATCAAATATAAAATCTCAAGGTATTGATGTTATAGAAACTAATGTGGATCATTTATCTGGTGAAAGCATAGGTTATCTTTTTGATAAATTAATGAAAGAAGGTGCTCGTGATGTTTTGGTTATACCTGTTATAATGAAGAAAAATCGACCAGGGGATATCATTAAGGTAATTTCAAGAAAAGAAGATACTGATAGGCTAGTTTCTATTATATTTAAAGAAACTGGTACATTGGGAATAAGAGTTTCTCAAAACTTTCATAGAGGAATAGCTAATAGGGAGTTTATATCTTTAGATATAGATATTGAAGGTGAAATTGAATCTATTAAATTTAAAATAGGCTATATTGATGGTGAAATTATATCTTCAAGACCCGAATATGAAGATATAAGAAAAATTGCTACTAAAAGAAACATTCCTTTGAATAAAGTTTTAAATCTAGCTAATTTTGAAATTAATCAGTATTTATCTAATTTAAGATAA
- a CDS encoding phosphatidylglycerophosphatase A — MKNRKNKFKTKKRTKKIFNDIKLYSDYDYFYMENPNYFLTFCDGFDPENQINSGIDIVKNIIILSTNYNSEDNFKTSLKHFEKEKKIKSNFNSYNEHNSYIAQQFPVNRSNLENINTENENSKNPEINSNNNINYFLENSDSLTIINFMNNNLNLIKLTDYLKIAKVKRDSNSLELNLNQIIYIDESLTMRELIRLYKIAIETKIKYFDYLRLPEHIHDALNNNESIILACKSPIGFDEGKEQKLMELINLHSNKNIETIEKEIVRTMVKSCSKSLANMELSFGILDYILAEGITIDLLVDAGMELCVGIDETPEKIKELKLRLKNQILKALEDINVIALLMSAIRCEEDFKANRVREVDVSDDPAYLYSDEVLGIAISNQIAGTKATFNFKRYDEKKPGILSKLGPMVDDIFAGLIAGCMSKMFEEDY, encoded by the coding sequence ATGAAAAATAGAAAAAACAAATTTAAGACTAAAAAAAGAACTAAGAAAATCTTTAATGATATAAAACTCTATAGTGACTATGATTATTTTTATATGGAAAATCCAAACTATTTTCTAACATTCTGTGATGGTTTCGATCCTGAAAACCAAATAAATAGTGGGATTGATATTGTAAAAAATATAATTATATTATCAACTAATTATAATTCAGAAGATAATTTTAAAACATCTCTTAAGCATTTTGAAAAAGAAAAAAAGATTAAAAGTAATTTCAACAGTTATAATGAACATAATAGCTATATTGCTCAACAATTTCCTGTTAATCGATCCAATCTTGAAAATATTAATACTGAAAATGAAAATAGTAAAAATCCTGAAATTAACTCTAACAACAATATAAATTATTTTTTAGAAAATTCAGATAGTTTAACAATTATAAATTTCATGAATAACAATCTTAATCTTATAAAATTAACTGATTATCTAAAAATAGCTAAAGTTAAAAGAGATTCTAATTCTCTTGAATTGAATTTAAATCAGATAATATATATAGATGAAAGTTTAACTATGAGAGAACTTATAAGATTATATAAAATAGCAATTGAAACAAAGATTAAGTATTTCGACTATTTAAGACTACCAGAGCATATACATGATGCTTTAAATAATAATGAATCTATAATTTTAGCTTGTAAATCACCAATTGGATTTGATGAAGGAAAAGAACAAAAATTAATGGAATTAATTAATTTACATAGTAATAAAAATATAGAAACTATTGAAAAAGAAATAGTGCGAACAATGGTTAAAAGTTGTAGTAAATCATTGGCCAATATGGAACTATCTTTTGGAATACTTGATTATATATTAGCTGAAGGAATTACTATTGATTTACTTGTAGATGCTGGAATGGAGCTATGTGTTGGTATTGATGAAACTCCAGAAAAAATAAAAGAATTAAAACTGAGATTAAAAAATCAAATATTAAAAGCACTGGAAGATATAAATGTTATTGCTCTTTTGATGTCAGCTATCAGATGTGAAGAAGATTTTAAGGCCAATAGAGTTAGAGAAGTCGATGTTAGTGATGATCCTGCTTATTTATATAGTGATGAAGTTTTAGGAATAGCTATATCTAATCAAATAGCGGGAACAAAAGCTACATTTAATTTCAAACGTTATGATGAAAAAAAACCAGGAATATTATCTAAATTAGGCCCAATGGTAGATGACATATTTGCTGGGCTTATAGCAGGTTGTATGTCTAAAATGTTTGAAGAAGACTATTAA
- a CDS encoding putative glycoside hydrolase, whose protein sequence is MKKINIKNIKKRHIGLILIIFISALLLSSFVTVALKDSVNNAVWVQGKHMNDVDLDNLSKNGVQNIFLHSSAVDIFGEKNVSSWAKKANANDIKVHIWVQCFYNGTWINPIDTNKKDFNYDYFNAKIDQINKFAEIPGISGIQLDYIRYPGNAYEYNYPNGITSTNAVSKFVSMVSDSLKNKDVTLSATVMPEREDEKYYGQDVRTLSQYVDVIIPMAYSGNYDQNSTWIKETASYFKSLAWWSKVTMGIQVYVSDDNETSLSESTIKENYKAAIDGGADGVALFNWELMKNWFNLNEIKQ, encoded by the coding sequence ATGAAAAAAATTAACATTAAAAACATTAAAAAAAGACACATTGGATTAATACTTATTATATTTATATCTGCCCTTTTATTAAGTAGTTTTGTAACAGTAGCTTTGAAAGATAGTGTTAATAATGCTGTTTGGGTTCAAGGAAAACATATGAATGATGTTGATTTAGATAATTTATCTAAAAATGGTGTTCAAAATATTTTCCTTCATTCTAGTGCTGTTGATATATTCGGAGAAAAAAATGTCAGCTCATGGGCAAAAAAAGCTAATGCAAATGATATTAAAGTTCATATTTGGGTTCAGTGCTTTTATAATGGAACTTGGATAAATCCGATTGATACCAATAAAAAAGACTTTAATTATGATTATTTTAATGCTAAAATAGATCAAATAAATAAATTCGCTGAGATTCCTGGAATTAGTGGTATTCAATTAGATTATATTCGCTATCCTGGAAATGCTTATGAATATAATTATCCTAATGGAATTACTTCTACTAATGCTGTTTCAAAGTTTGTTTCAATGGTTAGCGATAGTCTTAAAAATAAGGATGTAACATTATCTGCAACAGTAATGCCTGAAAGAGAGGATGAAAAATATTATGGTCAAGATGTTAGAACATTATCTCAGTATGTTGATGTGATAATTCCTATGGCTTATTCTGGTAATTATGATCAGAATTCTACTTGGATTAAAGAAACAGCATCCTATTTTAAAAGTTTAGCTTGGTGGTCTAAAGTAACTATGGGGATTCAAGTCTATGTTAGTGATGATAACGAAACTTCTCTATCTGAAAGCACAATAAAAGAAAATTATAAAGCTGCAATTGATGGAGGGGCTGATGGAGTGGCATTATTTAACTGGGAACTTATGAAAAATTGGTTTAATTTAAATGAAATTAAACAATGA
- a CDS encoding fumarate hydratase C-terminal domain-containing protein: MKKIKTPISIKDIDDLEVGDKLLISGNIFTGRDAVLPKLKRKIIENKDRSKDKILANLEGSAIMHTAVSDAGIAPTTSNKDEIESSIHTLSKAGVRIHIGKGSLSEETIKSLKNQKSIFVVTPPIAALLTDSVKSKQIVDYGYEGIEALFKLQVENIPGIVAIAHGKSIY, from the coding sequence ATAAAAAAAATAAAAACTCCTATTTCTATTAAAGATATCGATGATTTGGAAGTAGGGGATAAATTACTTATTTCAGGAAACATCTTTACAGGTAGAGATGCAGTATTACCTAAGTTAAAAAGAAAAATAATTGAAAATAAAGATAGATCCAAAGATAAAATTCTTGCTAATTTAGAAGGTAGTGCTATAATGCACACTGCTGTTAGCGATGCTGGTATAGCTCCTACTACTAGTAATAAAGATGAAATTGAATCATCAATACATACATTATCAAAAGCAGGAGTTAGAATTCACATTGGAAAAGGTTCTCTAAGTGAAGAAACTATAAAATCTCTTAAAAATCAAAAATCTATTTTTGTAGTCACTCCTCCAATAGCAGCTCTTTTAACTGATTCTGTTAAATCAAAACAAATTGTTGATTATGGATATGAAGGTATTGAAGCACTTTTTAAGTTACAAGTAGAAAACATTCCTGGAATAGTGGCTATTGCTCATGGGAAGTCTATTTATTAG
- a CDS encoding DedA family protein: protein MELTNQIIDIILNLDIYLGYLINLFGPLTYLILFSVVFCETGIILISFLPGDSLIFIVGALSAGGELNLILSIIILSIAAILGDTVNYHIGKYIGPKIFNKESSRLFNKKHLIEAHDFYEKYGGKTIILARFIPIIRAFAPFVAGIGLMPYKKFLSYNVIGGITWVLIFTLIGYFFGNLPIVKDNFSFLVIAIVVISGLPILLQLIMKRKKKIDNKS from the coding sequence ATGGAACTTACAAATCAAATTATAGACATTATTTTAAATTTAGATATTTATTTGGGTTATTTAATAAACTTATTTGGTCCATTAACATATTTAATATTGTTTTCAGTTGTTTTTTGTGAAACTGGGATAATTCTTATTTCATTTTTACCAGGAGACTCATTAATATTTATAGTGGGAGCATTATCTGCAGGAGGAGAATTAAATCTAATATTATCGATAATTATATTATCAATAGCTGCTATTTTGGGAGATACTGTTAATTATCACATTGGAAAATATATAGGCCCTAAAATATTCAATAAGGAGAGTTCTAGACTTTTCAATAAAAAACATTTAATTGAAGCTCATGATTTTTATGAGAAATATGGTGGAAAAACAATTATACTAGCACGTTTCATACCTATTATACGAGCTTTTGCCCCATTTGTAGCTGGAATTGGGTTAATGCCATACAAAAAATTTTTATCATATAATGTAATTGGTGGTATAACATGGGTGCTAATTTTCACTTTAATAGGATACTTTTTTGGTAATTTACCTATAGTAAAAGATAATTTTTCATTTTTAGTAATAGCTATTGTTGTTATCTCTGGTTTACCAATATTACTACAATTAATAATGAAAAGAAAGAAAAAAATAGATAATAAGTCTTAA
- a CDS encoding DUF354 domain-containing protein has product MFLMKIWIDITNAPHVMFFKDIIKYFKDQGEDVIVTTRDFGDIHRLMETHGIDFISVGKHGGLGLYKKLKESTNRVNEIVDIIAPEKIDVCLAKHSVELPRVSFGLNIPNVYIIDNEYAEAVNKMTLPLCDRIIAPSVIDVRKLMRYGVDPNKIISYDGTSELLHFKNFEYNEKIFDDLDIKLDLNKTILMRPEPSLASYLDVDSEKSVLSPIIDVLKDYANILVLPRFKQQADIFEGINNVSILEPPIDLSSVIKQCDLVIGAGGTINRESAVLKTPVISCYPGETLAVDQYYINRGLMFKYNNVEDIVNSALSFLVVDKENNDYNEYDVSSNNLFKTIIDCTYRL; this is encoded by the coding sequence GTGTTTTTGATGAAAATTTGGATAGATATAACTAATGCTCCTCATGTAATGTTTTTTAAGGATATAATTAAATATTTTAAAGATCAAGGTGAAGATGTAATAGTAACTACTCGTGATTTTGGAGACATACATAGATTAATGGAAACTCATGGTATTGATTTTATTTCTGTTGGTAAACATGGTGGTTTAGGTTTATATAAAAAATTAAAAGAAAGTACAAATAGAGTTAATGAGATTGTAGATATAATAGCTCCTGAAAAAATCGATGTTTGTTTAGCTAAACATTCAGTGGAGTTACCGCGTGTATCTTTTGGTCTTAATATACCTAATGTGTATATTATAGATAATGAATATGCAGAAGCAGTAAATAAAATGACATTACCATTATGTGATAGGATTATTGCTCCAAGTGTTATTGATGTAAGGAAGTTAATGAGGTATGGTGTAGATCCAAATAAAATAATAAGTTATGATGGTACTAGTGAGTTGCTTCACTTTAAAAATTTTGAATATAATGAAAAAATATTTGATGATTTAGATATTAAGCTTGATTTAAATAAAACTATATTAATGAGGCCTGAGCCTTCTCTTGCTTCATATCTTGATGTTGATTCTGAAAAATCAGTTCTTTCTCCGATAATTGATGTTTTAAAGGATTATGCTAACATTCTTGTATTGCCTCGTTTTAAACAGCAAGCTGATATTTTTGAAGGAATTAATAATGTCAGTATACTTGAACCTCCTATTGATTTATCTAGTGTAATTAAACAATGTGATTTAGTTATTGGTGCTGGAGGTACTATAAATAGGGAGTCGGCAGTTTTAAAAACGCCTGTCATTTCTTGTTATCCTGGTGAAACTTTGGCTGTTGATCAATATTATATCAATAGAGGTTTAATGTTTAAGTATAATAATGTTGAAGATATTGTTAATAGTGCTTTGTCTTTTCTTGTTGTTGATAAGGAAAATAATGATTATAATGAGTATGATGTTTCTTCTAATAACTTATTTAAAACAATAATAGATTGTACATATAGGTTGTAA
- a CDS encoding restriction endonuclease, which produces MVKDIVDYSLDNFLNLIIDLLVSMGYGGGRKQTQTNLKIIDNKKIIVEGVINEDILGFRKIYLQARQSRDMISKIEVEDFIKKLNDCNAENGVFITTSDFENKKYNEIKNIRLINGVELINLISEYGT; this is translated from the coding sequence ATGGTTAAAGATATAGTGGATTATTCTTTAGATAATTTTTTAAATTTAATTATTGATTTATTAGTATCGATGGGTTATGGTGGTGGAAGAAAACAAACTCAAACAAACTTAAAAATAATAGATAATAAAAAAATTATTGTTGAAGGAGTCATAAATGAAGATATTTTAGGGTTTAGAAAAATTTACTTGCAAGCTAGGCAGTCTAGAGATATGATCTCTAAAATTGAAGTTGAAGATTTCATAAAAAAATTAAATGATTGTAATGCTGAAAATGGGGTTTTTATCACAACTTCAGATTTTGAAAACAAGAAATACAATGAAATTAAGAATATTCGACTAATAAATGGTGTTGAACTAATAAATCTAATTTCTGAATATGGAACATAA
- a CDS encoding oligosaccharide repeat unit polymerase family protein produces MSFFYSLGMRVFLFIEKAFRNSKLFVLIFEIMLSVEKSFLNSYFKNIYPSNDFISFLRRSKILNNYLFHPFCFLIVFSIFLLISTTDLSFELKVTLFLAFISFIVGVLCLPMCFFKDKSQNQFIKIDYNDFYSIGFVCILSGVLSFFICTITMGGLPIFNPSLRYKLIPIFTMPISLLIPGVGLVASSYLQRFKDNKLTLSQVRFRFLALSFIASFFLFTLGYRTHLCAVMLMMLIMGYYGRIISILEVIIVLIVGFFFLSGFGYLRAIEENSANNLGLFESLRFRANFTLNVLNLINSVSGNFGITHGKLMLSAIPGSSGLSTRMIIGKLIAWRGTVSITPTIIGPMLLDFGRLGVVLGMCLIGFILGLGYKIMRISKDFSYIFVYSLLLTYAIICIETGLMEINVLGYFLLGFLFYMANIIYNKKIKIGECING; encoded by the coding sequence ATGAGTTTTTTTTATTCTTTAGGAATGAGGGTATTTCTTTTTATTGAAAAAGCTTTTAGAAATTCTAAATTATTTGTTTTAATTTTTGAAATTATGTTGTCTGTTGAAAAGAGCTTTCTTAATAGTTATTTTAAAAATATTTATCCAAGTAATGATTTTATTAGTTTTTTAAGAAGGAGTAAGATATTAAATAATTATTTATTTCATCCTTTTTGTTTTTTAATTGTTTTTTCAATTTTTTTATTGATCTCTACAACTGATTTATCTTTTGAGTTGAAAGTTACATTATTTTTAGCTTTTATTAGTTTTATTGTTGGTGTTTTATGTTTACCAATGTGTTTTTTTAAAGATAAAAGTCAAAATCAGTTTATTAAGATTGATTATAATGATTTTTATTCAATTGGTTTTGTCTGTATACTTAGTGGTGTTTTATCTTTTTTTATTTGCACTATTACAATGGGTGGATTGCCTATTTTTAATCCTTCTTTGCGGTATAAATTGATACCTATTTTTACTATGCCTATTAGTTTGTTGATTCCTGGTGTAGGTCTTGTTGCTAGTTCTTATTTGCAGCGTTTTAAAGATAATAAATTAACTCTTTCTCAGGTAAGATTTAGATTTCTTGCTTTATCTTTCATTGCCTCATTTTTTTTATTTACTCTAGGATATAGGACACATTTGTGTGCTGTCATGCTCATGATGCTTATTATGGGCTATTATGGGAGAATAATTTCTATTTTGGAAGTTATAATTGTTTTAATTGTTGGATTTTTCTTTCTTTCAGGTTTTGGATATCTCAGGGCTATTGAAGAAAATTCTGCAAATAATTTAGGGCTTTTTGAATCTCTTAGATTTAGAGCTAATTTTACATTGAATGTTTTAAATCTTATAAATAGTGTTTCAGGAAATTTTGGCATTACTCATGGTAAGTTAATGCTTAGTGCAATTCCCGGAAGTAGTGGTCTTAGTACAAGGATGATTATTGGTAAATTAATAGCTTGGAGAGGTACTGTATCAATCACTCCTACTATTATTGGTCCTATGTTACTTGACTTTGGAAGATTAGGTGTGGTTCTCGGTATGTGTCTTATTGGATTTATATTAGGTTTAGGATATAAGATAATGAGAATATCAAAAGATTTTTCTTATATTTTTGTTTATAGTTTACTTCTAACCTATGCTATTATATGTATCGAAACTGGTTTGATGGAAATTAATGTTCTTGGCTACTTTTTACTGGGATTTTTATTTTATATGGCTAATATTATTTATAATAAGAAAATTAAGATTGGAGAATGTATTAATGGTTAA
- the cobS gene encoding adenosylcobinamide-GDP ribazoletransferase: protein MTEKDKQKDDYFISEKSSKIRSIAGLLTFSTILPINIYTSIEEMAKMTWFWPVLSALVGFFALIIGLFLNILNFPIFIISVIIYSFLIWFNGFHHLDGLIDIGDALMVHGTPEKKISVMRDSMIGTGGIALFFIVGILTIAFLNSILLIGFISSILICEMSAKVGLVSCAISSKPGNDGTGMYFIKSMTIPKFIATLIITLAIGYLFGGIIGAFGVIGGAFGGALISLIGKKNFKIATGDVLGASNEIGRLFSLLFMLIMILLSQIRIF from the coding sequence ATGACAGAAAAAGACAAACAAAAAGATGATTATTTCATTAGTGAGAAATCATCAAAAATAAGATCCATAGCAGGTCTTTTAACATTTTCAACAATTTTACCAATAAATATATACACAAGTATTGAAGAGATGGCTAAAATGACTTGGTTTTGGCCAGTGCTAAGTGCTTTAGTTGGTTTTTTCGCTTTAATAATTGGACTATTTTTAAATATACTGAATTTTCCGATTTTTATTATTTCTGTCATTATTTATAGTTTTTTAATATGGTTTAATGGTTTTCATCACCTCGATGGACTTATAGATATCGGAGATGCTTTAATGGTACATGGTACTCCTGAAAAAAAAATATCTGTAATGAGAGACTCTATGATTGGAACTGGAGGAATAGCTTTATTTTTCATTGTTGGGATTTTAACAATTGCTTTTTTAAATTCTATACTTTTAATAGGATTTATATCATCAATATTAATATGTGAAATGTCAGCGAAAGTTGGTTTAGTTAGCTGTGCAATTTCTTCAAAGCCAGGGAATGATGGGACTGGAATGTACTTTATAAAATCAATGACAATACCAAAATTTATAGCTACATTAATTATAACATTAGCTATCGGTTATCTCTTTGGAGGAATTATAGGAGCATTCGGAGTTATCGGAGGAGCATTCGGAGGAGCATTAATTAGCTTAATTGGAAAGAAAAACTTTAAAATAGCCACTGGTGATGTTTTAGGTGCTTCAAATGAAATTGGTAGATTATTTTCACTTTTATTTATGTTAATAATGATATTATTGTCTCAAATAAGAATATTTTAA
- the mfnA gene encoding tyrosine decarboxylase MfnA: MNQEPLEKEKILEELSKLKKQDLEYSDGRILGSMCTRADPLAKEVFCDFLDANLGDPGLFKGTQTLEDEVIRDIGSFLSLEKPFGNVVTGGTEANLMAIRAARNMAREEKGIGNINSENGYSIPEIIVPKSAHFSFKKAADLLNLKLIEADLDENYRVDIESVKKNISDNTIAIVGVAGTTELGMIDPIEDLSKLAHDNDIYFHVDAAFGGFSIPFLKDFGYEMPVFDFSLEGVSSITVDPHKMGLAPIPSGGILFREKKYLDVMAVKSPYLTSKEQSTIVGTRLGAPAAATWAIMQYMGREGYAKNANECMINSEFLADALFKEDFELIVEPELNIVAFTHPEIPTDDLANMLEEKGWMVSVSSYPKAIRIVLMGHIKYTHLIDFLTSIREIKSSLNIR, encoded by the coding sequence ATGAATCAAGAACCATTAGAAAAAGAAAAAATATTAGAAGAATTGTCTAAACTCAAAAAACAAGATTTAGAATATTCTGATGGAAGAATTTTAGGGTCAATGTGTACTCGTGCTGATCCTTTAGCTAAAGAAGTATTTTGTGATTTTTTAGATGCAAATCTTGGAGATCCTGGTCTTTTTAAGGGAACTCAAACTCTTGAAGATGAAGTTATTAGAGATATTGGATCCTTTCTTTCACTTGAAAAACCCTTTGGTAATGTTGTTACTGGGGGAACTGAAGCTAACTTAATGGCTATTCGTGCTGCTCGTAATATGGCTAGAGAAGAAAAAGGTATTGGAAATATTAATAGTGAAAATGGATATTCTATTCCTGAGATTATTGTTCCTAAGTCTGCTCATTTTTCATTTAAAAAAGCTGCTGATTTACTTAATTTAAAACTTATTGAAGCAGATTTAGATGAAAATTATCGTGTTGATATTGAATCTGTTAAAAAAAACATTTCTGATAATACCATTGCTATTGTAGGAGTAGCTGGTACTACTGAACTTGGCATGATTGATCCAATTGAAGATTTATCGAAGTTAGCTCATGATAATGATATTTATTTTCATGTTGATGCTGCTTTTGGTGGGTTTTCTATTCCATTTTTAAAAGATTTTGGCTATGAAATGCCTGTTTTTGATTTTTCTCTTGAAGGGGTTTCTTCTATAACTGTTGATCCTCATAAGATGGGTCTTGCTCCTATTCCTTCTGGAGGTATACTTTTTAGAGAAAAAAAATATTTAGATGTTATGGCTGTTAAATCTCCATATTTAACTTCTAAAGAACAATCAACTATTGTTGGAACTCGTTTAGGTGCTCCAGCTGCAGCTACTTGGGCAATTATGCAATATATGGGGAGAGAAGGCTATGCTAAAAATGCTAATGAATGTATGATTAATAGTGAATTTTTAGCTGACGCTTTATTTAAAGAGGATTTTGAGTTAATAGTTGAACCTGAGTTAAATATTGTAGCTTTTACTCACCCAGAAATACCTACTGATGATTTAGCTAACATGTTAGAAGAAAAAGGGTGGATGGTTTCAGTCTCATCTTATCCAAAAGCTATTAGAATTGTTCTAATGGGGCATATAAAATATACTCACTTAATCGATTTTTTAACTAGTATTCGTGAGATTAAAAGTAGCTTGAATATAAGATAA